From Ramlibacter tataouinensis, the proteins below share one genomic window:
- a CDS encoding type IV pili methyl-accepting chemotaxis transducer N-terminal domain-containing protein codes for MTSVLILSMPDSGAPPLAAEFAAAGFVVCGESDCAHLVREGLRAAPDVLVCWAPRPGAELFDALATLQAQQSLPVLFFTQDASVEAMERALSAGVHAWVVQGYARERLRPLVHLAQLRERQERALRSRLAELGEQLEERKWVDKAKGILMHARHVSEEEAFQLLRTASMQANRKVGQVSRQVIDAAHVAEAINRAGQQRMLSQRLVKLYALARSRTDGAAAALLMKESVQRVEDNLKTLEAKLSAATYGDLIAAARAGWTGMRKLLETSGRTADLGQLDEAAETVLAQADALVLALEASGLAAQVHVINVAGRQRMLSQRMAKLALLEGPPAALAETAGEFERGLAALSQAPLSTPEIRAMLEQGEAAWRELRAAVPGAAQPAGRMKLAAASEDLLDSFDRLTAAYQHSIQVLIGA; via the coding sequence ATGACTTCTGTCTTGATCCTGTCCATGCCCGATTCCGGTGCACCGCCACTGGCTGCAGAGTTCGCTGCGGCCGGTTTCGTTGTGTGCGGTGAAAGCGATTGCGCCCACCTGGTGCGTGAAGGCCTGCGCGCCGCCCCCGACGTGCTCGTTTGCTGGGCGCCGCGCCCTGGTGCGGAACTGTTCGATGCCCTGGCCACGCTGCAAGCCCAGCAGTCCTTGCCCGTGCTTTTCTTCACGCAGGACGCCAGCGTGGAGGCGATGGAGCGCGCACTGTCTGCGGGCGTGCACGCCTGGGTGGTGCAGGGCTATGCACGCGAGCGCCTGCGGCCACTGGTGCACCTGGCCCAGCTGCGCGAGCGGCAGGAGCGCGCGCTGCGCTCCCGGCTCGCGGAACTGGGCGAGCAGCTGGAAGAGCGCAAGTGGGTGGACAAGGCCAAGGGCATCCTGATGCATGCCCGCCATGTGAGCGAGGAAGAGGCCTTCCAGCTGCTGCGCACCGCCTCCATGCAAGCCAACCGCAAGGTGGGCCAGGTGTCGCGCCAGGTGATTGACGCCGCCCACGTGGCGGAGGCCATCAACCGCGCCGGCCAGCAGCGCATGCTGTCGCAGCGCCTGGTCAAGCTCTATGCCCTGGCCCGCAGCCGCACCGACGGGGCGGCGGCCGCGCTGCTGATGAAGGAATCGGTGCAGCGGGTGGAGGACAACCTCAAGACGCTGGAGGCCAAGCTGTCGGCCGCCACCTATGGCGACCTGATCGCGGCGGCACGCGCCGGCTGGACCGGTATGCGCAAGCTGCTCGAGACCTCGGGCCGGACGGCGGACCTGGGTCAGCTCGACGAAGCCGCCGAGACCGTGCTGGCGCAGGCCGACGCGCTGGTGCTGGCCCTCGAAGCCTCGGGGCTGGCCGCCCAGGTGCACGTGATCAACGTCGCGGGGCGACAGCGCATGCTGTCGCAGCGCATGGCCAAGCTGGCGCTGCTGGAGGGGCCGCCCGCTGCGCTGGCGGAGACGGCGGGCGAGTTCGAACGCGGCCTGGCCGCGCTGTCGCAGGCGCCGCTGTCCACGCCCGAGATCCGCGCCATGCTGGAACAAGGCGAAGCTGCCTGGCGCGAGTTGCGCGCCGCGGTGCCCGGCGCTGCCCAGCCGGCCGGGCGCATGAAGCTGGCCGCGGCCAGCGAGGATTTGCTGGACTCGTTCGACCGGCTGACCGCGGCCTACCAGCACAGCATCCAGGTGCTGATCGGCGCGTAG
- a CDS encoding response regulator transcription factor: MRLLIVDDSNMIRSRISRVVQSGGLSNVSLVGLARNGAEALRVARATQPDVVTMDLTMPEMDGIECIKEMLRMLPRTNILVLSALSDKSTAIQALRLGARGFVAKPFSDDELKIALLDVAEGK; the protein is encoded by the coding sequence ATGAGACTGCTCATCGTCGACGACTCCAACATGATCCGCTCGCGCATCTCGCGGGTGGTGCAAAGCGGCGGCCTGTCCAACGTCTCGCTGGTCGGGCTGGCGCGCAACGGCGCCGAGGCGCTGCGCGTGGCCCGCGCCACCCAGCCCGACGTCGTGACCATGGACCTCACCATGCCGGAGATGGACGGCATCGAATGCATCAAGGAAATGCTGCGCATGCTGCCGCGGACCAACATCCTCGTGCTGAGCGCGCTGTCCGACAAATCGACCGCGATCCAGGCCCTGCGGCTGGGTGCGCGCGGCTTCGTCGCCAAGCCGTTCAGCGACGACGAGCTGAAGATCGCCCTGCTGGACGTCGCGGAAGGGAAGTAG
- a CDS encoding chemotaxis protein CheX, whose product MESLSAEDLKLFVESVRQYFRVVTRQEPQITSAYLATGELQGHDYNGIVSFSGAFNGHVIVSMPGQLLKELLLLQGETDLSQGNLLDAVGEIANTLAGNARKTLGPALQISVPVRLHGSAGIQARVRKHPYAITLRWNHQPAVVCIDIERR is encoded by the coding sequence ATGGAATCGCTCAGCGCCGAAGATCTCAAGCTGTTCGTGGAATCGGTACGCCAGTACTTCCGCGTGGTCACCCGCCAGGAGCCGCAGATCACCTCCGCCTACCTCGCCACCGGCGAGCTGCAGGGCCACGACTACAACGGCATCGTTTCCTTCTCGGGTGCTTTCAACGGCCACGTGATCGTCTCCATGCCCGGCCAGCTGCTCAAGGAGCTCTTGCTGCTGCAGGGCGAAACCGACCTGTCGCAGGGCAACCTGCTGGACGCGGTCGGCGAGATCGCCAACACGCTGGCCGGCAATGCGCGCAAGACGCTGGGCCCGGCGCTGCAGATCTCGGTGCCGGTCCGGCTGCATGGCAGCGCGGGCATCCAGGCCCGGGTCCGCAAGCACCCCTATGCGATCACGCTGCGCTGGAACCACCAGCCGGCGGTGGTCTGCATCGACATCGAAAGACGCTAG